One window of Phycisphaeraceae bacterium genomic DNA carries:
- a CDS encoding prepilin-type N-terminal cleavage/methylation domain-containing protein — protein MNFANTQTHVDRSSRGGFTLLELLIVIAVISLLITISLAVGSKVLSSGRETLTSNVVRSLETSLTSYIADTGDKIPNPLVEHPDSTSGSIRWQPVSDVLRGSGDSPDDEMVNSVGWYIYQMRDVSSVNATISGLATNVVKQFAPKLDSTGSYPAWGQPPLTTVFDGWGRPLRYVHPTFDGVILQSPRPYDFGKNPGDRGGGISETDIRELAPIKTGESFAFNSLRRNMRTNIDPTGRINLADSDGALCPNNRPYFYSAGADGDPSTILDNVYSTKPTFQTE, from the coding sequence ATGAACTTCGCCAATACCCAGACCCACGTCGATCGTTCCTCCAGGGGCGGCTTCACGCTTCTGGAACTGCTGATTGTCATCGCCGTCATCTCGCTGCTGATCACGATCTCGCTCGCCGTTGGCAGCAAGGTCCTGTCATCAGGGAGAGAGACGCTGACAAGCAACGTCGTGAGGTCGCTCGAAACCTCGTTGACATCGTACATCGCTGATACGGGAGACAAGATCCCGAACCCGCTTGTGGAGCACCCTGATTCAACATCTGGCTCGATTCGGTGGCAGCCCGTCTCGGATGTCCTGCGCGGCTCTGGCGACTCACCCGACGATGAGATGGTGAACTCTGTCGGGTGGTACATCTACCAGATGAGGGACGTCTCTTCCGTGAATGCCACGATCTCCGGTCTTGCGACGAACGTTGTCAAGCAGTTCGCACCCAAACTCGATTCCACTGGGTCTTACCCGGCGTGGGGTCAGCCGCCGCTCACCACCGTCTTCGACGGTTGGGGACGACCGTTGCGTTACGTACATCCCACCTTTGATGGCGTGATCCTGCAAAGTCCTAGGCCATACGACTTCGGCAAGAACCCCGGAGATAGAGGCGGCGGGATCAGCGAGACAGACATCAGGGAACTCGCTCCGATAAAGACAGGCGAATCATTTGCGTTCAACAGTCTGCGAAGAAACATGCGGACAAATATCGACCCAACAGGCAGAATCAACTTGGCCGACAGCGATGGAGCACTCTGCCCGAACAACCGCCCGTACTTCTATTCGGCAGGGGCCGACGGCGATCCGTCCACGATCCTCGACAACGTCTACTCGACGAAGCCGACTTTCCAGACCGAGTGA
- the secA gene encoding preprotein translocase subunit SecA, protein MATQGIPVVGPLLNRIIGSRNDRFVKKYTTRVASINALEAETRLLTDGQLRTKLLEFRERHDKGQTSEDFLVDAFAIAREVMDRSVGIRSIFNPDRQFDASRLNSDARAMYDETRAAMEATPIIYPRTYVGALPEGTARETEDRFLGHSSPVPGWMQVEIPPKLYDAVRELIPESRPPFRSRPFDVQLIGAMVLSGGKIAEMKTGEGKTIVGPLACYLAAIERMKIHVVTVNDYLVQRDRDWTFPFFHWLGLNVGAIHPMHMQPEDLKRLMYRCDVVYGTTAEFGFDYLRDNMKRSTEQQVQRKRQFAIVDEVDSILIDEARTPLIISGPAHEDLPRYELADRLARHLVEKQRPWNEADEIVQACKRKIKGIEGDIRQVRDKGQIPELQKQLAAAKEELPGVEQARDRHTQYYELHLERKSCHVTHDGVAEAQRVANIGSFYVGENMDVPHLLEQSLRAHAVYYRDRDYIVMDVQNAQTGRPEPSIVIVDVNTGRPMIGRQWSDGLHQAIECKEKVPIKQETQTVATITIQNFFKMYKRLAGMTGTADTEAQEFHDIYKLDVVAIPTNRSVVRRDFNDTVYLTGKDKWNAIVDEIKAFNDVGRPILVGTTSVEKSETLSQMLTRRHGVKHDVLNAKQHEREAHIVENAGQLGQVMIATNMAGRGTDIKLGTLTREAQLEHWLKRGICPRTVTIESSDEQLREGIYRKVAQTDLEMRKQDAEQTPYEELELRLLRHWATKYTMVGEKQAASMDAESLRKELDTSGRFLLHRIRWFTSIEDLGGLHVIGTERHESRRIDNQLRGRSGRQGDKGSSRFYVALDDDLMKMFAGETTMRILARMGMREGDAIEHPMLNKSVERAQRKVEERNFQIRKNILEYDEVMEHQRQTFYGLRQRVLDGRDVKGLIFEYLEGVVDDACDEYLDKHYATQCAATFAGQKLSCEIPPDRLRGKDKNEIEILCRREAVADANTVITVTLGEYMPTEGSDVEMDFDSAGLIRWASNRFGVEIAPEEVKEPTAEVRRAIQERLSVAAQAKIEETDLSGLDAFFAPDYGAKTLATWAMNKFGLEISADEIVKAEESENSSARDAIMARVSEMYREREVTYPVEFRMEITMMAAQRGPLQALEALAAWARRRFGVDWTADTLKSTPPPKVRDMLLEQSKAFVERDQLQKDIDEAMAFKTDEELDAHLKAKYGGFLPENLKYLTPDERPDAVRALIENVQRAELVNLERTIVLDILDQTWRDHLYAMDQLRDAIGFRAFSQQDPRIAYKRDGSALFNTMLGDVRERVSDYIFKARVSAASLLGHVVQSKGGPAMPPLGGSRGPTAAPPAARGPAMGPGGITGPGLDG, encoded by the coding sequence ATGGCGACACAGGGCATCCCAGTTGTTGGACCGTTGCTGAACAGGATCATCGGTTCGCGGAACGACCGTTTCGTGAAGAAGTACACGACGCGGGTCGCCTCGATCAACGCGCTCGAAGCCGAGACGCGCCTGCTGACCGATGGCCAGTTGCGTACCAAGCTCCTGGAGTTCCGCGAGCGTCACGATAAGGGGCAGACGTCAGAGGATTTCCTTGTTGACGCTTTCGCCATCGCAAGAGAAGTGATGGACCGCTCCGTCGGCATCCGATCGATCTTCAACCCTGATCGCCAGTTCGATGCCTCACGGCTGAACTCCGACGCCCGCGCCATGTACGACGAGACCCGCGCGGCGATGGAGGCCACGCCGATCATCTACCCGCGGACCTATGTCGGAGCCCTGCCGGAGGGCACTGCTCGCGAGACGGAGGACCGCTTTCTCGGCCACTCTTCGCCCGTGCCGGGTTGGATGCAGGTCGAGATTCCCCCGAAGCTCTACGACGCCGTCAGAGAGCTGATCCCCGAGAGCCGCCCGCCGTTCAGAAGCCGGCCGTTCGATGTGCAGTTGATCGGCGCCATGGTCCTTTCCGGGGGCAAGATCGCCGAGATGAAGACGGGCGAGGGCAAGACGATCGTCGGGCCGCTGGCGTGCTATCTGGCGGCGATCGAGCGGATGAAGATCCACGTCGTGACCGTCAACGACTATCTCGTGCAGCGCGACCGCGACTGGACGTTCCCCTTCTTCCACTGGCTCGGTCTGAATGTCGGGGCGATCCACCCGATGCACATGCAGCCGGAGGATCTGAAGCGGCTCATGTATCGGTGCGATGTTGTCTACGGCACCACAGCCGAGTTCGGCTTCGATTATCTCCGCGACAACATGAAGCGTTCGACGGAGCAGCAGGTCCAGAGAAAGCGGCAGTTCGCCATCGTTGACGAGGTGGACTCGATCCTGATTGACGAGGCACGAACGCCGCTGATCATCTCGGGACCGGCACACGAGGATCTTCCTCGGTATGAGCTGGCCGACCGCCTGGCGCGTCACCTCGTAGAGAAGCAGCGTCCGTGGAATGAGGCGGACGAAATCGTTCAGGCGTGCAAACGCAAGATCAAGGGTATCGAGGGCGATATACGGCAGGTACGGGACAAGGGCCAGATCCCCGAGCTTCAGAAGCAGCTCGCTGCGGCAAAGGAAGAGCTGCCGGGTGTGGAGCAGGCCCGCGATCGGCACACCCAGTACTACGAGCTCCACCTCGAGAGAAAGAGCTGCCACGTGACACACGATGGCGTCGCGGAGGCGCAGCGTGTCGCGAACATCGGCTCTTTCTACGTCGGTGAGAACATGGATGTCCCCCACCTCCTTGAGCAATCGCTGAGGGCTCACGCGGTCTATTACCGCGATCGGGACTACATCGTGATGGATGTCCAGAACGCGCAGACCGGACGCCCAGAGCCGAGCATCGTGATCGTCGACGTGAACACCGGGCGGCCGATGATCGGGCGCCAGTGGTCCGACGGCCTCCACCAGGCGATCGAGTGCAAAGAGAAGGTGCCGATCAAGCAGGAGACACAGACGGTCGCAACGATCACGATCCAGAACTTCTTCAAGATGTACAAGCGGCTCGCCGGCATGACGGGCACGGCCGATACCGAGGCACAAGAGTTCCACGACATCTACAAGCTCGACGTGGTCGCGATCCCCACGAACAGATCGGTCGTCCGCCGAGACTTCAACGACACGGTCTACCTCACCGGCAAGGACAAATGGAACGCGATCGTCGATGAGATCAAGGCGTTCAACGACGTTGGCCGACCGATCCTGGTCGGCACCACGAGCGTCGAGAAGAGCGAAACGCTCTCACAGATGCTGACGCGGCGTCACGGCGTCAAGCACGACGTCCTGAACGCCAAGCAGCACGAACGCGAAGCACACATCGTCGAGAACGCCGGCCAACTCGGGCAGGTCATGATCGCAACGAACATGGCCGGACGCGGCACGGACATCAAACTCGGCACGCTCACGCGCGAGGCGCAGCTGGAGCATTGGCTGAAGCGCGGCATCTGCCCGAGAACTGTTACGATTGAGTCCTCGGACGAGCAGCTCCGCGAGGGTATCTACAGAAAGGTCGCGCAGACCGATCTTGAGATGCGCAAGCAGGACGCCGAGCAGACGCCGTATGAAGAGCTGGAACTCCGACTCCTACGCCATTGGGCGACGAAGTACACGATGGTCGGCGAGAAGCAGGCCGCGTCGATGGATGCTGAGTCCCTGCGGAAGGAACTCGATACCAGCGGGCGGTTCCTGCTGCATCGCATCCGCTGGTTCACGAGCATCGAGGATCTGGGCGGCCTGCACGTGATCGGCACCGAGCGTCACGAGTCGCGTCGTATCGATAACCAGCTGCGTGGTCGCTCCGGGCGCCAAGGCGACAAGGGATCGAGCCGCTTCTATGTCGCTCTCGACGACGACCTGATGAAGATGTTCGCCGGCGAGACAACGATGCGGATCCTGGCCCGCATGGGCATGCGCGAGGGCGACGCCATCGAGCATCCGATGCTGAACAAGAGCGTCGAGCGAGCCCAGCGCAAGGTCGAGGAACGCAACTTCCAGATCAGGAAGAACATCCTTGAGTACGACGAGGTGATGGAGCACCAGCGTCAGACGTTCTACGGGCTGCGTCAGCGCGTGCTCGACGGACGCGACGTCAAGGGCCTCATCTTTGAGTATCTTGAAGGCGTTGTCGATGACGCTTGCGATGAGTATCTCGACAAGCACTACGCTACGCAGTGCGCTGCGACATTCGCCGGCCAGAAACTCAGTTGCGAGATCCCGCCTGATCGTCTCCGCGGCAAGGACAAGAACGAGATCGAGATCCTGTGCCGGCGTGAAGCAGTCGCGGACGCGAACACGGTGATCACCGTGACGCTCGGCGAGTACATGCCCACCGAGGGATCGGACGTCGAGATGGACTTCGACTCTGCCGGCCTTATCCGGTGGGCCAGCAACCGCTTCGGCGTTGAGATCGCCCCGGAAGAGGTCAAGGAGCCAACGGCCGAGGTCCGACGCGCGATCCAGGAACGCCTCTCGGTCGCGGCTCAGGCGAAGATCGAGGAGACCGATCTCAGCGGACTCGATGCGTTCTTCGCCCCGGACTACGGCGCGAAGACGCTCGCAACATGGGCGATGAATAAGTTCGGCCTTGAGATCTCCGCCGACGAGATCGTGAAGGCGGAGGAATCTGAGAACTCCTCCGCTCGCGACGCGATCATGGCCCGCGTCTCCGAGATGTACCGCGAGCGCGAGGTCACCTACCCGGTCGAGTTCCGGATGGAGATCACGATGATGGCGGCTCAGCGCGGCCCGCTTCAGGCACTTGAGGCGTTGGCGGCCTGGGCACGACGCCGCTTCGGCGTCGATTGGACCGCGGACACCCTGAAGAGCACGCCGCCTCCGAAGGTGAGAGACATGCTCCTCGAGCAATCAAAGGCGTTTGTCGAGCGTGATCAGCTCCAGAAGGACATCGATGAGGCGATGGCCTTCAAGACAGATGAAGAGTTGGATGCGCATCTGAAGGCGAAGTACGGCGGATTCCTGCCCGAGAACCTCAAATACCTCACGCCAGATGAACGTCCTGATGCAGTGCGTGCGCTCATCGAGAACGTACAGCGAGCCGAGCTCGTGAACCTTGAGCGGACGATCGTGCTGGACATTCTCGATCAAACGTGGCGTGACCATCTCTACGCGATGGATCAATTGCGGGACGCGATCGGTTTCCGCGCGTTCAGCCAGCAGGATCCCAGAATCGCTTACAAGCGGGACGGCTCCGCGCTGTTCAATACGATGCTCGGCGATGTGCGAGAGCGTGTCTCCGACTACATCTTCAAGGCAAGGGTCAGCGCGGCATCACTGCTCGGGCATGTTGTGCAATCTAAGGGCGGGCCGGCCATGCCGCCATTGGGCGGCTCGCGTGGCCCCACAGCAGCGCCACCGGCCGCGCGAGGCCCCGCCATGGGTCCGGGCGGCATCACCGGCCCGGGGCTCGACGGATGA
- the ribD gene encoding bifunctional diaminohydroxyphosphoribosylaminopyrimidine deaminase/5-amino-6-(5-phosphoribosylamino)uracil reductase RibD: MTEPKRYLDIAARAAIRAFGDVEPNPLVGCVLVKEDRIIGIGHHKRFGHLHAEREALADARAKGNDPRGSAAYVTLEPCRHFGKQPPCTDALIEAGIAEVIAARPDPADVSGGGFCILREAGIICRFDPSSSLATAISEPFCKRVATGLPWVIAKWAQTIDGRIATRSGESKWISGEQSRARVHKLRARVDAMLTSMGTVIADDPMLTPRGVRRIHRVATRVVVDTGLDIDENTQLVRTAAVVPTIVCCSKELSTAHLMADKVERLEAAGVEVMGVPHEVLSGGLNKGLDLERLLRALVDHKQISTVMVEAGGGMLGSLLEADLIDEAVVYLAPLVLGDEQAFSAASGRIAAHLAEGRRFRLLRTKRLGDDLELHYRRSRD, from the coding sequence ATGACTGAACCAAAGCGCTATCTCGACATCGCCGCCCGTGCCGCCATCCGCGCGTTCGGTGATGTCGAGCCCAACCCGCTCGTTGGGTGCGTACTCGTCAAGGAGGACCGTATCATCGGGATCGGCCACCACAAGCGATTCGGACACCTGCACGCCGAGCGCGAGGCCCTCGCCGATGCTCGAGCCAAAGGCAACGACCCACGCGGCTCCGCGGCCTACGTCACGCTCGAGCCCTGCCGCCACTTCGGCAAGCAGCCCCCTTGCACCGATGCGCTCATCGAAGCCGGTATCGCCGAAGTCATCGCCGCACGCCCTGATCCTGCCGATGTCTCTGGTGGCGGCTTCTGCATCCTGCGCGAAGCCGGCATCATCTGTCGCTTCGATCCCTCCTCCTCCCTCGCCACCGCGATCAGCGAGCCCTTCTGCAAACGTGTCGCCACCGGCCTCCCATGGGTCATCGCCAAGTGGGCACAGACCATCGACGGCCGCATCGCCACTCGCAGCGGCGAGAGTAAGTGGATCTCCGGCGAGCAGTCCCGAGCGCGGGTCCACAAGCTCCGCGCCCGCGTTGATGCCATGCTCACCTCGATGGGTACGGTCATCGCCGACGATCCGATGCTGACGCCCCGGGGTGTACGCCGTATCCACCGCGTCGCCACCCGCGTTGTCGTTGATACCGGCCTCGACATCGACGAGAACACCCAACTGGTTCGGACGGCAGCGGTCGTGCCGACCATCGTCTGCTGCTCCAAGGAACTCTCGACCGCGCACCTCATGGCCGACAAGGTCGAGCGCCTGGAGGCAGCGGGCGTAGAAGTCATGGGTGTGCCGCATGAGGTCCTCAGCGGGGGGCTCAACAAGGGGCTCGATCTCGAACGGCTTCTTCGCGCCCTCGTCGATCACAAGCAGATCTCCACCGTCATGGTCGAGGCCGGAGGCGGGATGCTCGGCTCCCTCCTTGAAGCCGACCTCATCGATGAGGCGGTTGTCTATCTCGCGCCCCTCGTCCTCGGCGATGAGCAGGCCTTCAGCGCGGCCAGCGGCCGGATCGCCGCACACCTGGCCGAGGGCCGCCGCTTCAGACTGCTCCGCACCAAGCGCCTCGGCGACGACCTCGAACTGCACTATCGGCGCTCCCGAGACTAG
- a CDS encoding aminomethyltransferase family protein, with protein MASPSPILALMEAADPSMRAYGDAPEGFAEPVMVAEQFVELELEYAAIRKHAALMDQPQRGVIVVTGADRLEFLGRMITQEMEGLEPFHWRHSFWLNRKGRIDADMRVIVLPDRVVLEMDIHAVARAKKGLDAYIITEDVTLTEATQMVHRLGLHGPRAIDALASIVDETIVDKSGVMGGAEKGATPDRPRLHTLAQGQATTVAFGSSIVTVVRDDATGEIGLELFVPAEGARSLYEALMGLAHDHEEAPAGAAGRPRPPMLRPIGWHAFNIARIEGGTPLYNLDFGPSNLPHECGDEVLRSRVSFKKGCYLGQEIVARMDARGHPKVRLAALALDGADARDEHGTPRQPVTGGPVFAPVDGMPDPNAAPIGAITSSTVSPMRSSTPVAFAMVKYAMGEPGTKLYVAAEGRMVEATVQAGMAFWKRS; from the coding sequence ATGGCATCACCTTCACCGATTCTGGCATTGATGGAAGCCGCCGACCCGAGCATGCGGGCGTATGGCGACGCACCCGAAGGGTTCGCCGAGCCGGTGATGGTTGCCGAGCAGTTTGTCGAGTTGGAACTCGAATACGCCGCCATCCGCAAGCACGCGGCACTCATGGACCAACCGCAGCGCGGCGTGATCGTTGTGACCGGCGCGGACCGCCTTGAGTTCCTGGGGCGGATGATCACGCAGGAGATGGAGGGGCTGGAGCCCTTCCATTGGCGGCACTCGTTTTGGCTGAATCGCAAGGGCCGCATAGATGCCGACATGCGGGTGATCGTCCTTCCCGATCGCGTCGTGCTGGAGATGGACATCCACGCAGTCGCTCGCGCCAAGAAGGGATTGGATGCGTACATCATCACGGAGGATGTGACGCTGACGGAAGCGACGCAGATGGTGCATCGGCTGGGGCTGCACGGGCCCCGTGCGATCGACGCGCTGGCGTCGATCGTCGATGAGACCATCGTGGACAAGTCGGGGGTCATGGGAGGGGCGGAGAAGGGCGCGACACCGGATCGCCCGCGCCTGCACACGTTGGCGCAAGGCCAGGCGACCACGGTCGCCTTCGGTTCCTCGATCGTGACCGTTGTGCGCGATGATGCGACGGGCGAGATCGGGCTTGAGTTGTTCGTGCCGGCGGAGGGAGCACGCTCCCTCTATGAAGCTTTGATGGGGCTGGCGCACGACCACGAGGAAGCGCCAGCTGGTGCGGCGGGCAGGCCGCGGCCCCCCATGCTCCGACCGATCGGGTGGCACGCCTTCAACATCGCACGGATCGAGGGGGGCACGCCGCTCTACAACCTGGACTTTGGGCCAAGTAATCTGCCGCACGAGTGCGGGGATGAGGTGCTGCGTTCGCGCGTGTCGTTCAAGAAGGGGTGCTATCTCGGCCAGGAGATCGTGGCGCGGATGGATGCACGGGGCCATCCCAAGGTGCGGCTGGCGGCGCTGGCGCTGGATGGCGCGGATGCACGCGACGAGCACGGGACACCCCGACAGCCCGTGACGGGCGGACCGGTATTCGCGCCGGTCGATGGGATGCCGGATCCGAACGCCGCGCCGATCGGCGCGATCACGAGTTCGACGGTGAGCCCGATGCGTTCGAGCACGCCGGTCGCGTTCGCGATGGTGAAGTATGCGATGGGCGAGCCGGGCACGAAGCTCTACGTGGCGGCGGAGGGACGGATGGTGGAGGCGACGGTGCAAGCGGGGATGGCGTTCTGGAAGCGATCGTAA
- a CDS encoding protein kinase — protein sequence MQHGDYKSAMELFERASSLHPAERRAFLDASGAPAQVVRRVVAMLEADAAENDDRGGGMGIVAQLVQEDSQEQAIRSVLPELRGHYRIIRLLGEGGSGAVYEAEQTSPRRSVALKALRPGRTSHRALRRLEFEAQVLARLQHPAIAQVFEAGVADSEHPDQAFIAMELVRGVSLTAHARLKQLGLSERLNLFLEICTGVAHAHQRGIIHRDLKPANILVDEVGRPRILDFGVARVTDESFGIDASITQQGQIVGTLQYMSPEQAWGDPSAIDTRSDVYALGAILFELLTDRVPLELDGLPLAAALDRVRSARPPLAGDLRPELRGDIETIISRAMEPEKERRYSSVIALADDIRNHLEGRPIEARRDSLSYVAFRVANRHRKSLGVAMLALLSLITFGVMSSLQSRENARLAESESHAHREARIALEERTREKERADSTAESLRRSLSLSNIAVAHAAVFAGDRRGVRRALDACPEDLRAWEWSFLRRYVERASTEAAVFPPGQLGLDTLGTGSLVVVSHGTAGLAVVDSALGTVVEQTAHDGFAVAVAGASNGVIAVADVRGRVTVKHSVGEAVAASFESGVGQPCGLLLSDDGTRVTVVGQAGFIEEWSFPDCEMVAVWKVPYEGFTLAISNPPQSNRLYLAGTYGVARLDFASGAFEHLLTTDASVLSVDVDRDERYLAIGDDVRTVGVYQLSDMRSVFLYRGHGSRVIAVRLSPDGSHLATGSGDSTVRYFNISTGDEIERFLAHEATVTGLAFLGPDRLVSAGRDGFVRTWTLSINARATSARWKRTDIAHLLPTHDGLFIAGEGPAFAKIDAESGVSLWSDNSAVRGLRLFETDSTLIGLTNDGRLTAWMSDEPIWSVDVGEAAKGGLLRDQHLSITVDHRLVTVDAASGRVVESIDFGDETPVGIAAGGDWRLVTCASGRLIVVREGRIARVFDGHADGAWCAATHPDGTLVATSGEDGVIRLWDPRDWSAVGTMGGDQLAILGLDFSPDGSRLATAGFDTTVRLWSLAERAEVLRLSGHVWAVQSVAFDPVSGSLYSGAADGVIRRWRVQDRWSWSATGASPGSTP from the coding sequence ATGCAGCATGGAGACTACAAGTCTGCGATGGAGCTCTTTGAGAGAGCTTCGTCGCTCCACCCTGCTGAGCGACGGGCGTTCCTTGATGCCTCTGGTGCTCCTGCTCAAGTTGTCCGCCGCGTTGTTGCCATGCTCGAGGCAGATGCAGCGGAGAACGACGACCGGGGCGGGGGCATGGGTATCGTGGCCCAGTTGGTGCAGGAGGATTCTCAAGAGCAGGCCATTCGGAGCGTCTTGCCTGAGTTGAGAGGGCACTACCGCATCATCCGTCTCCTTGGAGAGGGCGGGTCCGGAGCGGTCTACGAAGCAGAACAGACTTCGCCTCGGCGTTCTGTCGCACTGAAGGCATTGCGACCGGGGCGCACATCACATCGAGCTCTTCGCCGGCTCGAGTTCGAGGCGCAAGTACTCGCCCGACTCCAGCACCCAGCGATCGCGCAGGTGTTCGAGGCAGGCGTTGCGGATTCGGAGCACCCGGATCAGGCCTTCATCGCGATGGAGCTCGTTCGTGGCGTGTCTCTGACAGCCCATGCCCGCTTGAAGCAGCTGGGACTCAGCGAACGCCTGAATCTTTTCCTGGAGATCTGTACAGGCGTCGCGCACGCGCATCAGCGCGGCATCATCCACCGCGATCTCAAACCCGCCAATATCCTCGTGGACGAGGTCGGGCGCCCCCGCATTCTCGATTTCGGCGTCGCCCGAGTCACGGACGAGAGTTTCGGGATCGATGCTTCGATTACCCAGCAGGGCCAGATCGTCGGCACACTTCAATACATGAGCCCGGAGCAGGCGTGGGGTGACCCTTCCGCGATCGATACACGGAGCGATGTCTATGCGCTGGGAGCGATCCTGTTCGAGCTTCTGACCGACAGAGTGCCACTTGAACTCGACGGTCTGCCGCTCGCTGCTGCGCTTGATCGAGTGCGTTCGGCTCGCCCTCCTCTGGCGGGCGATCTTCGCCCCGAGCTTCGTGGAGACATTGAGACCATCATCTCTCGCGCGATGGAGCCGGAGAAGGAACGCCGCTATTCATCTGTCATCGCGCTCGCTGATGACATACGGAACCATCTCGAGGGCAGGCCGATCGAGGCGAGACGGGACAGTCTCTCGTACGTCGCGTTCCGAGTCGCCAATCGTCACCGAAAGAGTCTTGGCGTCGCCATGCTCGCCCTCCTCTCGCTGATCACGTTCGGCGTGATGTCTTCGCTTCAATCGCGTGAGAACGCCCGGTTGGCAGAATCCGAGTCGCACGCACACAGAGAAGCTCGGATCGCGCTCGAAGAACGAACGAGAGAGAAAGAACGAGCGGACTCGACCGCGGAATCGCTCCGGCGGAGTCTCAGTCTCAGCAACATCGCAGTCGCCCACGCGGCGGTGTTTGCCGGCGATCGACGAGGCGTCCGCCGAGCCCTTGACGCCTGCCCTGAGGACCTTCGCGCCTGGGAATGGTCTTTCCTGCGACGCTATGTCGAGCGAGCGAGCACAGAAGCCGCGGTCTTCCCCCCAGGCCAGTTGGGTCTCGATACATTGGGCACAGGTTCCTTGGTCGTGGTATCACACGGCACGGCGGGACTCGCCGTTGTCGATTCAGCACTTGGCACGGTCGTAGAACAAACCGCCCACGACGGCTTTGCCGTTGCTGTGGCGGGAGCAAGCAACGGTGTCATTGCGGTCGCAGACGTGCGAGGGCGCGTCACGGTCAAGCATTCGGTCGGCGAAGCCGTTGCTGCATCATTCGAATCGGGCGTCGGTCAGCCCTGCGGACTCCTGCTGTCCGATGATGGCACCCGCGTCACGGTTGTCGGACAAGCCGGCTTCATCGAAGAGTGGTCTTTTCCCGATTGCGAGATGGTCGCCGTGTGGAAAGTGCCCTATGAGGGCTTCACGCTCGCGATATCCAACCCACCCCAGAGCAATCGCCTCTATCTCGCCGGCACATACGGGGTTGCCCGCCTTGATTTTGCGAGCGGTGCATTTGAGCACCTGCTGACGACTGATGCGTCAGTCCTCAGCGTCGACGTCGATCGTGACGAGCGGTATCTTGCGATCGGCGACGACGTGCGCACGGTCGGCGTGTACCAGCTCAGTGACATGCGCTCGGTGTTTCTCTATCGAGGGCACGGCAGCCGCGTGATCGCGGTCCGGCTCTCGCCCGATGGGTCGCATCTCGCAACCGGCAGCGGCGACTCGACCGTCCGATACTTCAACATCTCAACCGGCGATGAGATCGAGCGATTCCTCGCCCACGAGGCAACGGTGACGGGGCTGGCCTTCCTCGGCCCGGATCGGCTGGTCTCCGCCGGTCGAGACGGTTTCGTAAGAACATGGACATTGTCCATCAATGCTCGAGCAACGTCGGCTCGATGGAAACGGACCGACATCGCTCATCTTCTTCCAACGCACGATGGGCTCTTCATAGCTGGCGAAGGCCCCGCGTTTGCAAAGATCGACGCCGAGAGCGGCGTCTCCCTGTGGTCGGACAACTCGGCAGTCCGCGGGCTGAGACTCTTCGAAACAGACAGCACGCTCATCGGTCTGACCAACGATGGCAGACTCACCGCGTGGATGTCCGATGAGCCGATCTGGTCGGTTGATGTGGGAGAAGCCGCCAAGGGCGGGCTGCTCAGGGATCAACACTTGTCAATCACCGTTGACCATCGGCTCGTGACCGTGGACGCAGCGTCAGGGCGTGTTGTCGAGTCGATTGATTTCGGAGACGAAACGCCGGTCGGCATCGCCGCAGGAGGGGACTGGCGGCTTGTGACCTGCGCCAGCGGGCGTCTGATTGTTGTGCGAGAGGGGCGAATCGCCCGAGTGTTCGATGGTCACGCTGACGGTGCGTGGTGTGCCGCAACACACCCGGATGGCACGCTCGTGGCGACGAGCGGGGAGGACGGCGTGATCCGCCTCTGGGACCCTCGAGATTGGAGTGCAGTCGGCACCATGGGCGGCGATCAACTCGCTATCCTCGGGCTTGATTTTTCACCTGATGGTTCCCGACTGGCGACGGCCGGCTTTGACACCACTGTGAGACTCTGGAGTTTGGCCGAGCGGGCGGAAGTCCTCAGACTCTCAGGACATGTCTGGGCAGTCCAGTCGGTCGCGTTTGATCCAGTATCCGGCAGCTTGTATTCCGGCGCTGCCGACGGCGTCATCCGGCGCTGGCGGGTTCAGGATCGATGGTCATGGAGTGCGACAGGAGCGAGCCCGGGCAGCACGCCGTGA